One part of the Podarcis muralis chromosome 3, rPodMur119.hap1.1, whole genome shotgun sequence genome encodes these proteins:
- the CENPF gene encoding centromere protein F, whose translation MSWAVEEWKEGLSTRALHKIQELESQLEKLKKERQQRQFQLESLEAALQKQKQKVENEKNEGATLKRENQNLMELCDSLEKTRQKLSHELQVKETQVSVQEGQLLSSKKQTERLEQELKRYKYELEKSQKTFAAADISFNSTPQKNFAAPSTPSHNDSKFEELQVKYNKETEERRRLEAELKSVKCQVMKTIPSHPESTISRREIARQQASSSVFSWQQEKTPSRPLSSSQETPVSSGSMPSHFPWESGTTPSHKDWRSAKKEFTSSVSDSCKDSSFIDKMKIQNQELRSRIQELERNLQIQTQDLKSTTAKLQETKLQLEHIKMESTEKDKALNKSRNEVTRINAQLDQITNQHTASEEKVKRLSEELNCQRQNFERAQHSLQQKMKEKGKEYQEEASLQLNQVKTKLQGELHQAKNNYNLLQAELEKTKSAKQQLEKKVDDFSQKLSRADQATQAMQLKESELKKACEETKKQNGLLHCQSAQQLQEICQLKEELCVTKQLLQQSQNVIEDMKNKNCSLEKELKLLEENLSKQENPLTLEKMKLAVSELENQRDSLQQLLKHKENTIKELGVKLEDLEALQKVLTECEGLKKEVEVLSQWKKESGQRINELVLEKEDLMSKICSLERALMTEQLKSNERVKALEGTNENLCVEIRNLKAMVEDKTAELEAERKAHNDLQDKTAASEEKHRKERENNSLKLSEFTKQVDVLQKTLETVAEEMLEKDRCMASLETSLASHVQLKSSLQKQCEELVRARDETERKLAAAEQRHKDFVREKEKHISELEAAVSEKQDLVTKTFTALEEKNKTLQALIAESDRQQAEILDLRSSNSFLEDTVQHLKVTPQTVSHEEPDALAPLSLNKKLIEGVSDENLGLTIDISAVEQRNLDLMQTSFYLSRSQKEREESLLELSERPREKSLLLSKAEEESKRKCGSVEAENKNLECALREQACHSEVEKATFEEREKQLMNEHEELKCKVMTLEKKNNALLQQLGKMQAAPEETEILGQERAALHKMQHHNDVLLQEKEELVKELKIRDERAAGGFTVEKTSLGQLRGSVEEKEEELNKYQVQLELLQMDLEDREASVENYADQVKQLESALRAMEIKLEENEMERERLNHELQALKDVENPYLELTEGEGNDQSAAHFNAVSKDNFSGQIGAKCSSVPHDLTPSQSDYVRLVASLHMTMSKLNELEKMFEHLQIEKSTLASQLKDSQLKCIAGAMAEELIGRINNVTEESAAFSGGLIDHSKIAAQSDIEQVPLIALECCDGLDCKGLKPSSKEIKMHFDGVKEKIFSLTNEYSSLQEQHSGMASKISELQSYIDMLKDENAALSTSLDQVTNSSFETQVTPLLMNEEFHSDGKFPMRFPSCSKISSCTSSTLMESDIDSDQYKPSNEISHLHSNKQADLESTPEEHGHFLSEGNDSDTWACIMKQGRAMPERHHLKKRVEYLLREAYEKSFRMLEDSFESHKNLEDEEIQKIQELLLSVRKEVDGLQKQNISESKQWQRKLNDVVLQVASKLPAEKKHPDLLPQELEEPLQGIDLGSQSLLCVDTEHQVQIPAKQAIDPLGQLELHGMSTESTTFEVENSKISARAGEANRTEDEESICQAIGMKFRERGLLDLDTESRNATDISISSSNCPRELSFLPSQNTGAMPVNTLESQRAPEKPLLEVEQTCNKISKPFPDVEESSKRTDILLMEIQNLKSGLDSKDKELAAERSACAELDKTVVALEKEKGDLNESLKSVTFDNQQLSYSLMALGIELEKVKSDMEMYKARLSNTTETLEDLEMDKADWTERLLETENELRRIKSEKANIENHALSMETDIEELQLKNEHLEKENENKLKSIFGLQEQLHILVTERNQFSQDLSALLKDKEESDQMCQKMQETIKELESSKGDSAEFIRILEAEANTQAKLLQAAKADAHQLSTEKDRLLLQLQNLDQVMRALVLEKEAAQSQIEHLNEEKEVSLREYETLHSKLSNSEMEYAKISKSLEGSLIEKGELATRLNSAQEELSQLRRGIEKLKTKIESDEKKRCHLAGKLKESERKADSLADRIENLERDLQMSEDNLEDAILRAETAKAETETATAEIEMMRATLQSLECEVNALKLEKGSLERELKENQDKVSELEGLNSMLVKQLEEREKEKVQIRGEFGNALVSMESQLKLAREEVKLSHWEEENFKTKEQDLMDEVASVKEENGRLAHHLQEAKHKHSEMEHLLKVLAQQFQDLIQKLDDSDPVLEQLPKNETLQSSREATEVELEAATSEKPAFLEKANSHQQIVQLKTEFDSFHHRFQHWLKAYTELKQEKKVMVKQIHELEILLKKMDPGSDRNATAEEIRLELEELKELVEEKTAEADQNLDKYCTLIIDYDKLEEENEMLKTQVSLLNTRLKQSSDSSSSPLQSPGSQTKITNGLLVEKALSEDVTKIPVRRQRCHENRSNGESATSPFPEAASKQTKRRTTFQQHSPKVSLENAEFESDGSTEVGGKGSSDVPPGNGSSCISHGAYLIPRASPCLVRPSLRSPLFTDHSQTTESDSLLENQKATPEGSKLQKINDVRLQEILAAGSPLDFAPRSPLSACNQSAQAVDGRSAGTSSAIKTKSPQSTEENELDKSCHVQ comes from the exons TTTCCCATGAACTTCAGGTTAAAGAAACACAAGTCAGCGTTCAAGAAGGACAACTCCTCTCGAGCAAGAAACAAACTGAAAGGCTTGAACAAGAACTTAAAAG atACAAATACGAACTAGAAAAAAGCCAGAAaacttttgctgctgcagatatATCTTTCAATAGTACACCACAGAAGAACTTTGCTGCTCCTTCAACACCAAGTCACAATG ATTCAAAGTTTGAGGAGCTTCAAGTAAAatacaacaaagaaacagaagaaaggaggaggttGGAAGCTGAACTGAAGAGCGTGAAGTGTCAAGTAATG aaaacaatcccCTCGCATCCTGAAAGTACTATAAGTCGCAGAGAAATTGCCCGGCAACAGGCTTCCTCCTCTGTGTTCTCATGGCAACAAGAGAAAACGCCAAGCCGGCCTTTATCCAGTAGTCAAGAAACTCCTGTGAgcagcgggtcaatgccatcgcATTTTCCTTGGGAATCTGGGACAACTCCTAGTCACAAAGACTGGAGATCAGCAAAGAAAGAGTTCACCAGCAGCGTCTCAGACAGTTGCAAGGACTCTTCATTCATTGACAAGATGAAAATCCAGAACCAAG AGTTAAGATCCAGAATTCAAGAACTGGAACGTAATCTGCAGATTCAAACACAGGATTTGAAATCAACCACGGCTAAACTTCAGGAAACTAAGCTGCAGCTGGAACATATAAAAATGGAGTCGACAGAAAAAGATAAAGCTCTGAACAAGAGTAGAAATGAAGTAACTAGAATTAACGCACAACTTGACCAGATCACGAATCAG CATACTGCATCCGAGGAAAAGGTGAAAAGGCTTTCAGAGGAGCTGAACTGCCAGAGACAAAATTTTGAAAGAGCCCAACACTCTTTGCAAcagaaaatgaaagagaaggggaaagagtACCAGGAG GAAGCGTCTCTCCAGCTCAATCAGGTGAAAACGAAATTGCAAGGGGAACTGCATCAAGCCAAGAACAACTACAATCTTCTTCAAGCAGAACTCGAGAAA ACCAAGTCtgcaaagcagcaattggaaaaaAAGGTTGATGATTTTTCACAGAAGTTGAGTCGAGCGGACCAGGCTACTCAGGCAATGCAGCTGAAGGAAAGCGAACTGAAAAAAGCCTGTGAG GAAACAAAGAAGCAAAATGGCCTCCTTCACTGCCAGTCGGCTCAACAGTTGCAAGAAATCTGTCAGTTAAAAGAAGAGCTCTGTGTAACCAAACAACTTCTGCAGCAGAGCCAAAACGTCATTGAAGATATGAAAA ATAAAAATTGCTCTCTGGAAAAAGAGTTAAAACTACTTGAAGAGAATTTGAGCAAACAAGAGAATCCTCTCACTTTGGAGAAAATGAAACTTGCTGTTTCTGAATTGGAAAACCAACGAGATTCTCTCCAGCAGCTTCTGAAGCACAAAGAAAACACCATTAAAGAGCTCGGTGTAAAACTGGAGGATCTGGAAGCTTTGCAGAAAGTTCTTACAGAGTGTGAAGGActtaaaaaagaggttgaggttCTTTCCCAGTGGAAAAAAGAAAGTGGGCAACGCATAAATGAACTTGTTTTAGAAAAAGAAGATTTGATGAGTAAGATTTGCAGCCTGGAAAGGGCCTTAATGACCGAACAACTTAAAAGTAACGAGAGAGTAAAAGCTTTAGAAGGTACGAATGAAAACCTTTGTGTGGAGATTAGAAATCTCAAAGCTATGGTGGAAGACAAAACAGCAGAGctagaagcagaaagaaaagccCACAATGACCTTCAGGATAAAACAGCAGCATCTGAGGAAAAacacaggaaagagagagagaacaattcgCTGAAATTATCTGAGTTCACCAAACAAGTGGATGTTCTACAGAAAACACTGGAGACGGTAGCAGAGGAAATGTTGGAAAAGGACAGATGTATGGCCTCTTTGGAAACATCCTTAGCTTCCCACGTGCAGTTAAAATCCAGCCTCCAGAAACAATGTGAGGAGCTGGTCCGAGCCAGAGATGAGACAGAAAGAAAACTGGCTGCAGCAGAGCAAAGGCATAAAGATTTTGTTAGGGAGAAGGAAAAGCACATAAGTGAGTTGGAAGCAGCTGTTTCCGAAAAGCAGGACTTGGTCACTAAGACTTTTACGGCTCTCgaggagaaaaacaagacatTGCAAGCACTGATCGCAGAATCGGATAGGCAGCAAGCAGAGATTCTGGATTTAAGAAGCAGTAACTCTTTCCTTGAGGATACAGTGCAGCACCTGAAAGTTACGCCTCAAACAGTTAGCCACGAGGAACCAGATGCATTGGCACCattatccttaaataaaaagCTCATTGAAGGAGTTAGTGATGAAAATCTCGGCCTTACGATTGATATCAGTGCCGTAGAGCAAAGAAATCTAGACTTAATGCAGACAAGCTTCTATCTGTCCAGAAgccagaaggagagggaggaaagcctcTTGGAGCTGTCAGAAAGGCCTAGAGAGAAAAGCTTGTTGCTGTCTAAAGCCGAAGAAGAATcaaaaaggaagtgtggatcagTGGAAGCAGAGAATAAGAACTTAGAATGTGCTTTAAGGGAGCAAGCATGCCATTCTGAAGTGGAGAAAGCCACATTTGAAGAGCGAGAGAAGCAGCTCATGAACGAACACGAGGAGCTGAAGTGTAAGGTCATGACCTTGGAGAAGAAAAATAACGCTTTGCTTCAGCAGCTTGGAAAAATGCAGGCAGCACCTGAAGAAACGGAGATTCTAGGACAGGAAAGGGCAGCActtcataaaatgcagcatcataaCGATGTGTTGCTGCAAGAGAAGGAGGAACTTGtcaaggaactgaaaataagggACGAACGTGCAGCTGGTGGCTTTACTGTGGAGAAGACTTCACTGGGACAGCTGAGAGGATctgtggaagaaaaggaggaggaactgAATAAATATCAGGTTCAGCTAGAGCTGCTTCAGATGGACCTTGAGGATAGAGAGGCCTCAGTAGAGAACTATGCTGATCAAGTAAAGCAGCTGGAGAGTGCTCTGAGAGCTATGGAAATAAAACTGGAAGAAAacgaaatggagagagagaggctgaacCACGAACTGCAAGCTCTTAAAGATGTAGAAAATCCGTATTTAGAGCTTACAGAAGGGGAAGGGAACGACCAATCAGCAGCCCATTTCAATGCTGTTTCCAAGGACAACTTTAGCGGACAGATAGGTGCCAAGTGTTCGTCAGTTCCTCATGATCTGACGCCCAGCCAAAGTGATTATGTCCGATTAGTAGCCTCCCTGCACATGACAATGAGCAAGCTCAATGAGTTGGAGAAGATGTTCGAACACCTGCAGATTGAAAAGTCAACATTAGCATCGCAGCTGAAAGACTCTCAATTGAAATGCATCGCAGGCGCAATGGCAGAAGAGCTCATCGGCAGAATTAATAATGTAACAGAAGAGAGCGCTGCTTTTTCTGGTGGCTTAATAGATCACAGTAAAATAGCAGCCCAATCTGATATTGAGCAAGTGCCCTTAATAGCCCTGGAATGTTGTGATGGACTTGACTGCAAAGGTTTGAAGCCATCCAGCAAAGAAATTAAAATGCACTTTGACGGGGTCAAGGAAAAAATCTTCTCTTTGACAAATGAATATAGCAGCTTGCAAGAGCAGCACTCGGGTATGGCCTCCAAAATATCAGAGCTGCAAAGCTATATTGACATGCTCAAGGATGAAAATGCTGCACTATCAACCAGCCTCGACCAAGTCACTAATTCTTCCTTCGAAACGCAGGTAACCCCTCTTCTAATGAATGAAGAATTTCATTCGGATGGAAAGTTCCCCATGAGATTTCCTTCTTGCAGCAAAATCTCCTCGTGTACAAGTTCAACTCTTATGGAATCTGATATTGACTCTGATCAGTACAAACCGTCAAATGAAATAAGTCACctacatagtaacaaacaagcTGATCTAGAAAGTACCCCTGAGGAACATGGCCACTTTCTTTCAGAAGGGAATGACAGTGACACATGGGCCTGTATCATGAAGCAGGGGCGTGCCATGCCTGAAAGACatcatttaaaaaagagagtcGAATACCTCCTACGTGAGGCTTATGAAAAGTCCTTCAGGATGCTAGAAGACTCATTTGAGTCGCATAAAAATCTTGAAGACGAAGAGATCCAAAAGATCCAAGAGCTGCTCCTTTCTGTAAGGAAGGAAGTTGATGGTCTCCAAAAGCAAAATATATCGGAAAGCAAACAGTGGCAACGAAAACTGAATGATGTGGTCTTGCAGGTGGCATCTAAATTGCCAGCCGAGAAGAAACATCCTGACCTGTTGCCTCAGGAACTAGAGGAACCACTGCAAGGCATTGATTTAGGTTCTCAGTCTCTGCTGTGTGTTGACACTGAACAC CAAGTCCAGATTCCCGCTAAGCAAGCAATTGATCCCTTGGGTCAACTGGAACTGCATGGCATGTCTACTGAAAGCACAACGTTTGAAGTTGAAAATAGTAAAATATCAGCAAGGGCAGGTGAAGCAAATAGAACAGAAGATGAAGAATCTATTTGCCAAGCAATCGGCATGAAATTTAGAGAAAGAGGCCTTCTGGACTTAGACACAGAATCCAGAAATGCAACAGATATATCCATAAGTTCTTCAAACTGTCCTCGTGAGTTATCGTTTCTTCCTTCTCAAAACACTGGTGCGATGCCTGTGAACACCTTGGAAAGCCAAAGGGCCCCTGAAAAGCCTCTGCTAGAAGTAGAGCAGACATGTAATAAAATCTCCAAGCCCTTCCCTGACGTAGAGGAAAGCAGTAAAAGAACTGATATTCTACTAATGGAGATCCAAAACCTAAAGTCAGGCCTGGATTCAAAGGACAAAGAGCTGGCTGCAGAGAGAAGTGCTTGTGCAGAGTTGGACAAAACAGTTGTAGCActcgaaaaagaaaaaggagacttAAATGAGTCACTTAAGTCTGTTACTTTTGATAACCAGCAGTTGTCTTATAGCCTTATGGCTCTTGGAATAGAACTTGAGAAGGTAAAATCTGATATGGAAATGTACAAGGCAAGACTGTCCAATACAACAGAGACTCTGGAAGATTTGGAAATGGACAAGGCCGACTGGACTGAGAGGCTTCTTGAAACTGAAAATGAGCTGAGGAGGATAAAATCTGAGAAAGCAAATATTGAGAACCATGCCTTATCCATGGAGACGGACATCGAGGAGCTTCAGTTAAAGAACGAGCACTTGGAAAAAGAAAACGAAAATAAACTGAAAAGCATTTTTGGCCTTCAAGAGCAGCTTCATATACTTGTTACTGAGAGAAACCAATTTAGTCAAGATCTGAGTGCTTTGTTGAAGGATAAAGAAGAATCGGATCAAATGTGCCAGAAAATGCAAGAGACTATCAAAGAACTTGAGTCAAGTAAAGGGGATTCTGCTGAATTTATCAGGATATTGGAAGCCGAAGCTAATACTCAGGCAAAATTGCTTCAGGCCGCGAAGGCCGATGCTCATCAGTTATCAACAGAAAAGGACAGACTTCTGCTGCAGTTACAGAATCTGGATCAGGTGATGAGGGCTCTTGTGTTAGAAAAAGAGGCAGCGCAAAGCCAAATAGAGCATCTGAATGAGGAAAAAGAAGTGAGCCTTAGGGAATATGAAACTTTACACAGCAAGTTAAGTAACTCTGAAATGGAATATGCCAAGATATCAAAGTCTCTGGAAGGGTCGCTAATAGAAAAGGGTGAACTTGCAACTAGGCTGAACTCAGCACAGGAGGAGTTGTCTCAGCTGCGACGGGGCATCGAGAAGCtcaaaacaaaaatagaatcTGACGAAAAGAAAAGGTGTCACCTTgcgggaaaactgaaagaaagcGAACGGAAAGCTGACTCCCTCGCAGACAGAATTGAGAATCTCGAAAGAGATTTGCAGATGTCGGAGGACAATTTGGAAGATGCAATTCTTCGGGCAGAGACGGCTAAAGCAGAGACAGAAACAGCCACTGCGGAGATAGAAATGATGCGTGCGACTTTGCAAAGCTTGGAATGTGAGGTGAATGCCTTAAAGTTAGAAAAAGGATCTCTAGAGAGAGAGCTGAAAGAAAATCAGGATAAAGTATCTGAATTAGAAGGTCTTAATTCCATGCTTGTGAAGCAGCTGGAagaaagggagaaggagaaggtgcAAATTAGAGGTGAATTTGGAAACGCACTGGTGTCGATGGAATCCCAGTTGAAACTGGCCCGTGAAGAAGTTAAACTTTCTCATTGGGAAGAAGAGAATTTCAAGACAAAAGAACAGGATCTGATGGATGAAGTTGCTAGTGTCAAAGAAGAGAATGGACGGTTGGCTCATCATCTACAGGAAGCCAAACACAAACATTCTGAAATGGAGCATTTACTAAAGGTCCTCGCCCAGCAATTCCAAGACCTCATACAAAAGCTGGATGACAGCGATCCTGTTCTGGAGCAGTTGCCAAAAAATGAAACTCTGCAGTCTAGTCGTGAGGCTACAGAGGTGGAGTTGGAAGCTGCAACTTCTGAAAAACCTGCCTTCCTTGAAAAG gccAATAGCCACCAGCAAATAGTGCAACTCAAGACAGAATTTGATTCCTTCCATCATAGATTTCAGCATTGGCTGAAAGCCTACACAGAACTAAAGCAGGAGAAAAAGGTGATGGTGAAGCAGATTCATGAACTTGAGATTCTACTGAAGAAGATGGATCCAG GTTCTGATAGGAATGCCACTGCAGAAGAGATAAGGTTGGAGCTGGAAGAACTGAAGGAACTGGTTGAAGAGAAAACTGCAGAGGCAGATCAAAACCTGGATAAGTACTGTACCCTGATAATTGATTATGATAAATTAGAGGAAGAAAACGAGATGCTAAAGACACAAGTCTCTCTTCTGAACACTCGGCTCAAACAGTCATCAGACTCTTCCAGTTCCCCTCTACAAAGTCCAGGAAGCCAAACAAAAATCACTAATGGGCTGCTTGTGGAAAAGGCCTTATCTGAAGATGTTACTAAGATTCCTGTGAGGAGGCAAAGGTGTCATGAAAACCGAAGCAACGGTGAAAGTGCTACATCTCCTTTTCCAGAGGCTGCCTCAAAACAAACTAAAAGAAGAACCACATTTCAACAGCACAGCCCAAAAGTGTCCCTAGAAAATGCAGAATTTGAGTCAGATGGTTCCACAGAGGTGGGAGGCAAAG